In one window of Helianthus annuus cultivar XRQ/B chromosome 17, HanXRQr2.0-SUNRISE, whole genome shotgun sequence DNA:
- the LOC118489234 gene encoding uncharacterized protein LOC118489234: MDETQKEYDNFRSVRGESLSNHITRFMNLLTKMKKVGIPVTNRAKIKRLLDSLPKEWSTRCMKIKDDFIRYPTTLTDVVDALKSLEMEVNQIGVTPKASPTTPTNTSFPSPISVGSSSFVSARILNNLPASSAKTSLSEKEMVEIAKSTTDNGKKVTEEDDKVKQIEKVDAGFSEAGGKNEEKTPFEAQPAESSKEKEEKDL, encoded by the exons atggatgaaacTCAGAAGGAGTACGATAACTTTAGAAGTGTTCGTGGTGAAAGTTTGTCTAATCATATTACAAGGTTCATGAATTTGCTGACAaagatgaagaaagttggaattcccgTTACCAACCGTGCTAAAATCAAAAGGTTGCTAGATTCACTACCAAAAGAATGGAGTACCCGGTGCATGAAGATTAAAGATGACTTTATAAGGTATCCTACAACGCTGACAGATGTCGTGGACGCTTTGAAATCTCTTGAAATGGAGGTGAATCAGATTGGTGTCACTCCAAAAGCAAGCCCAACAACACCTACCAACACGAGTTTCCCTTCCCCAATCAGTGTAGGAAGTTCATCATTTGTTTCAGCCAGGATTCTAAATAATCTTCCAGCAAGTTCTGCAAAAACATCTTTAAGTGAAAAAGAAATGGTGGAAATTGCAAAGTCAACAACTGATAATGGGAAGAAAGTTACTGAGGAGGATGATAAGGTGAAGCAGATTGAGAAGGTGGATGCAGGATTCAGTGAAGCAGGTGGAAAGAACGAAGAGAAGACGCCTTTTGAAGCCCAACCTGCAGAATCTAGCAAGGAGAAGGAAGAAAAGGACTTG TGA